One Danio rerio strain Tuebingen ecotype United States chromosome 9, GRCz12tu, whole genome shotgun sequence genomic region harbors:
- the si:dkey-192g7.3 gene encoding uncharacterized protein si:dkey-192g7.3, whose protein sequence is MILILLTLLLFTSGSVVELKSGFIGQDVLLPCICSNDPDELIWQNGNVIVNGYSKDEIIIDAFYKDRTQLFLNNEKGNCSLLLLNITLKDEGVYTCHLIVSVSPRVSKTTKLKVNLTVSEKASTHDYRNEPSREESATAVSISVPILVVAGLLAIVLLVLLLRRRHRRNNDTYVPAQNKIPEEV, encoded by the exons GTGGCTCTGTCGTTGAACTAAAGTCTGGCTTCATTGGACAGGATGTACTTTTACCTTGTATTTGTTCTAATGACCCCGACGAACTGATATGGCAGAATGGCAATGTAATTGTGAATGGTTATTCAAAAGATGAAATCATCATCGATGCTTTCTACAAGGACAGAACACAACTCTTCCTGAATAATGAGAAAGGAAACTGCTCCCTGCTGCTGCTTAACATTACTTTGAAAGATGAAGGAGTTTATACCTGTCATCTCATAGTCAGTGTTAGCCCTAGAGTCTCGAAAACTACAAAACTAAAAGTTAATCTAACAG TGTCCGAAAAGGCCTCTACACACGATTATCGGAATGAACCAAGTAGAGAGGAATCTGCCACAGCCGTCTCTATTAGTGTTCCCATACTAGTAGTGGCAGGTTTACTGGCTATTGTGCTTCTGGTCCTACTGTTAAGAAGACGACACCGGAGAAACAAT GACACTTATGTACCAGCCCAGAACAAAATACCAGAAGAAGTGTGA